AGTGTCCCAAGCACAGTTCCAaggctaaaaaaatgtttacgtcAATGTCATTTTTGTCAAACGTGTCAAAAATCAGCAGAAAGAAAAGAAACGTCAAATACACGTGTTGCATTATTTTAAAGccgtgttattttttgtaatttgttCAATTTAATGACGCTGTGAAGACAACATGGGAAGCTTATTAAAGGAAGAGTAAGTATCTCATGTAATATGCTTAATTTATTAGACTAATATTTTGGACACCATTTTGATATACGAAACTGTAACAACCTATAAACTTGACCGGCCTTTCTTTCAGGTATGAGAAAACTGCCGAGTATACAGCCTTCTACACAGGAGGAGAAATAGAGTGGACTACCGATGGCGCGCACCTACTTTGCCTGTGTGATGATGTTATCAAAATTATCGATGTCAATACCCTGTCTGTGGTACTTGTAATAGGAAATGTCGAAGAAAATGTTGAGAGTGATCAAATATACACATTCAAAATGTCACATAGTAACGATACAATTATCACAGCACATAAGAGCGGTTTAATGAAGTTATGGGATAAATGTACTGGAAGTCAACTGAAAATGTGGAGATCTAGTCATAAGGGTCCTGTTGCTCGAATCGCATTTGACTGTACGGATGAAAATGTTGCATCAGGTGGTTCTGATGGCAATATAAGACTCTGGAATCTTGCCCATAATACTTGCACAAGCAGTTTAAGAGGAGCAATGGGGGTGTTTTCTGTCCTGAAATATCATCCGGACCATTCAAAACAACTTATTTTCGGAGCAGCTGATGATACCAAAATAAGATCTTGGGATTGCAAATCAGGTAAAGAACTTGTAACATATGCAGGTCATTTTAGTAAAATTACTTCCATAAATTTTACTAACGATGGAGAATATATGGTTAGTTCAGGAAGAGATCGAGTATTAATCCTTTGGAAGCTCAGTGAAAGTAAAGCTGTCAAAGTTATCCCAGTCTATGAGAGCATCGAGGCCTGTGTGATTTTGCCTCTCTCATTCAAAATACCTAACTTCAAGAAAAAGTTGGAAACTGAAGGAATTTATGTGGCTTGTGTGGGAGAAAAGGGAATAATTAAAGTTTGGAATATGCAAATGAGTCGTCTGATGTATGAGCAGTCCAACAGCCTTGTGTCCCCGGCCTCAGAGGAGGGTGGGCTAGCTGCTACCCATCTCCTATTTAATGACGCCCGCAATATGCTTTCAGTTGTAACTGCTGATCATAACATCATTATTCATGATTTAGAGTCATTTGCTTGCATGAAACAAATGGTTGGATTTACTGATGAAGTCTTAGACATCATATTTGTGGGAAAATCTGAAACACACATAGTAGTTGCTACAAACAGTAAGGATTTGAAGTATTATGAGTTGGAAAGTATGAACTGTGAAATAATAAAAGGCCATACAGACATAGTTTTGTCATTGGCATGTTTTCCAACCAGACCAGAATTATTCATTTCTTCAGCCAAAGATAATAGTGTAAGAATTTGGCTACAAATGGAAAACAAAAGCATACAATGCATTGGTGTTGGAGCAAGACATACAGCTTCTGTTGGATCTGTTTTTACTTCCCAGTCATCTGCAGAATTCTTTGCTTCTGTCAGTCAAGACAATTGTTTAAAAGTTTGGTCAGTTCCTAAAGAAACtgataatttaaatcaaaaaattaaatcaactcATACAGAAATAGCCCACCAAATGGATATTAATTGTGTCACAGTTTCACCCAATGACAAAATGATAGCAACAGGTTCTCaagataaaacaacaaaattatggACAGAAAATTTGACATTACTTGGAGTATTAAAGGGACACAGGCGGGGAGTGTGGTGTGTTCGGTTTTCACCTGTTGATCAGGTTATTTTAACTTCCTCAGCAGATTGCTCACTCAAACTGTGGTCTATACAATACTTAAGTTGTTTGAAAACTTTTGAAGGTCATGAGAGCTCAGTTTTGAAGATTGAATTTCTCACCAGAGGTCAGCAAATTCTGTCATGTGGTGCAGATGGTCTCTTAAAGCTTTGGAATATTAAAACATCAGAATGTAAAATGTCTTTGGATAATCATGATGGAAAAGTATGGTCTTTGGCTCTTAATAAAAATGAGTCCCTTGTGATCACTGGAGGGTCTGATTCCAAACTAGTCACTCTAAAAGATGTAACAGCAGAACGTCGCGAAAAAACAGCTAAAGAGAGAGAACAACTAGTTATACAAGAGCAAGAGCTTTTGAATCTATTGCATGACAAAAAAATGGTAAAGGCTTTGAAGCTCGCATTGCGAATGGAAAGACCTCTGAATGTCTTAAAAATTGTTAATGAAGTACTGAAACAGGGGAATGATAAACTTTTTGAAACACTTAAGGAAATTAATAACACTCAAAAAGAAACTTTACTTAAGTTTGCTGCTGAATGGaacactaataataaaaattgtcaTGCAGCTCAACTTGTATTCAATATATTAGCACCAGAAATAATTGCTGGTAATCTTAAAGTGCCTTCACTTGCGAGTTTTATTGAAGGCTCATTGCCATATACAGAACGCCACTTTGAGCGACTTACTAGTTTATTACAAGATTTGAATTTCATTTCTTATACAGTGAACTGTATGCAACcacattcaataaaaaataattaaatacgtTCAAAGGCTttaattatttacctacttttagtaattaatataaGACATCCCACCATCTTGGTTCATCagttttagttggccgatagttgggcccgattataatttgtatgaaggatcggccgataccaaatcggtgtaatgtgcgcactttcatacacgtccatactgattaacagcccgacctaactaaaaatcggtggtctgcgctagGCTTAGACATATACCAGTACCCTAATTGTTTTTCgtacaaaaaaaaagaattaggAATTAATGACAAtgatatatacagggtgactgctatcagtatccaaaataaataaacttatagaataatttaacaatacaacttaatcttaattatttataatcgtggtatttttcgcaaaaaaaaatattgtacttaAATCTAATTCCATATCTTATTTTTTAAAggttaaggcttattttcgcgcACCATTATGTCTGTTAAGatttgcagttaactgtgtgtactatttttctatgaacgaagcaaattatccacgtgtgccaaatttaaaactttaaaaatatttattttctttaattacgtaaatcaattaagttactgattctgagtcgctcctaaaaatttggacactgataacaaaatcatcCTGTATATTCGTGCTCAGGTTACTGCTTAgtatattaaataatgtaaagGCAGTTAGTAGTTAATTTCACTGCAAGATACATATTTAGGCACCgtctacatttaaaaaaaattataacttgaaaaaatcgaatcgtcAAAGGTCCAAAGGTTGACTGGAAGAGAATACCACAATTATGGCATTGTGTTCACCTTTTGTGCTCTGTtacataaagttttaaataaaaataatcaaaccATTTTCACTATCACATAGCAAAAATATTATGCGAATAATGTTTACTAAACGAATGTAGTTCCTTAGTAAACGGTGTGATATTCAGCGAGAGGCAGGATTGTATCTAAATCTAAAACCCTATCCTTTTTCTGGAGTCACCAACTTACTGTGTTTGTCGTGACGCAcattctacgtaatgtaaaatTTATCGCGTGCAGATTTGCATTAGGTGTATGCAAAAGCTCCCAGCCGTAGGTAAATCCAGCGCCCGCGCAGCCTTATCCGTTTTCCTCGGAGCAGCCATAGACGCTCTTGCGCACGCAGTTGTAGTGGAACGATCTCGCGCAGCGGACCGGTCTCATCCCGTGCAAGTGACATCTGCACTCGATGTTATATAGTTCATCATGAATTTAAGAACATTTTTAATTACtcattttattgttataatCTGCAAGAATGTGGAAGGACAAAAGACACAACCGTAAGtatttataaattacaatacgttTGCGCTAtcaatttaaatgtaaattaactTCTATCGCTGTTTTTGTAGTAGTAAATAACTATTATAGTAACACGTTAAACGTGCACTATTTTATTAGATGTCTACATAGAAGTTCCAAACTAGGTAGAACGtagaattttaatattactaGCATTTTACTCTAATAAACACTACAATGTAAGTAACTTTAATAATCTAATTTTTAAAACCGTTATTCTTAAACTTAGGTATTTAATAAGTAAACCACAAAATCTGAAATAGGTTGCATCGTAGATCCAGTAGGAAATAGGAACCTATTAATGATGTGTGTGCTTGCTTACACGATCCTAATGCTCCACAATGTCAAACAATAGGCAGTAAGACGTGCCTATGTGCTTGCGATATAGCACCAGTCAATGCGCAATGTTTGATAATgtcattatcattttaattcGTAAATTGAGCCTTGTCACCAAACCAAGGTACATATAACTTCTTTTCTTAAATacttaagtatacctacttactggtACTACCGTACCAGAACTATGCCTGAAAGAGAGCATCTCTATGTAGGTGTGTACCTACATTAGGTAACTACCTCCTATACCCTTACTACTGGAATTTTGATAGGACGATTGTGGTTCGGCGGTTAATTGATCGGATcgctatattttaaaagtagctccatcatagtaggtacataatattgtCTAATATCAGGGCCTCTACCTAGTGCACCTTAGTCTTTGTGTTTACTTAGCAAAACTAAATTGACAGACTCCTACCCAGGTATCTACTTAGAGCGTGGCAAAACCGCACAAAAATCACAGAACGATTCTGAACCAAGTGcaataattaaaagttttacTTACTGTTCTACTTACATATGAAATTGAGCTACCTATTACCTATATGTCACATAAATACTTTCTATATTAGATATCTGCAGGAACTGTAGCTCTAAGTATTTCGTTATCCGATCAATGTCCGCTTTACTAGATACTTAGGTACAGGTACCTAAGTTCGCAATGTTAGAGTAActaactgtacctacctacctataattttttttttcataactcTATTAGATAGGTCCTTGTGTAGGTCAGTTGCTCGTAGTTAAAATTCACGTTAAAAATACACATCAACTTCATTATTTTAGATTCCCATCGtggcaaattaattttaacatcaaAATTGACTTAAGATTAAGTTCGACTTTTGTACTCCAtttttgtgtgcaataaagtttttatataaaaataaagaaataagtgCATGGTAGAACACAATTTTTCCTCGTGGACAAAAGAAATGATAAATTGTTAAGTACTAAACCATTTTTTGTCCTTAAAGTCATGAGCATGACGTATTATCTTGTACACAATAACCAAACTAGCAACTCTCTCGACAATCAGTCTTTCATGTTCAGAAATTATTACCCACTTTATCTGGAACTAATTTCTGCAATAATTAAGTATTTGTTAATTTCTGCTATCAGTTCGACATCTTCGTGTGTAAAATGTAGAGGCTGCCTAGATTATATGTATAAGTTAGTAAGGGTAATAAGACCTATAAAAACTAAGTTTCTATTGGATTACGCATTCGCAGCATTGCATTGTAACTGATGTAACATACAAGGTGTACAGACTTGGGTATATCAAAAGTTCTagtttatttaggtacattagTATTCAGTAGATATGAAGCGCCAAAATACCATAAGCTTTCTAAAAGCTAACCAGCCCATATTAAAATTACTTGATGTGAAAGTTCGTCGATTAATATGGCGCTGAAAGACTTTAgtgtaaacattttttttttcagaatataattaattagacaatgtttttaactcttaaattaCAATACATTCAATAATGATTAGTTTAAAACTCATATCGAGTTCAATCAttaattgtgtatttatttttaaaattagggaAATTCAATTGTAATCTCACACTACAAATAAAAGCTTCTAATTCTTATTTCAGGGACCATGTGCGTTTACGTATAATACGTTTAATTACTTACTCAATTTAGTCTTTTCCAGTTCTTCCACTTACACGTTTTCCCACAttcgatattttcaacttattaaaaaattgtCTATAGAAAATTGTATTGCTTGTTTAGTAcataattacaatttattaatgtaattaaatgtACTAAATTAAacctacataatatattatactATTATGTACAAGTATAAGCATGTGCTTTGAGTTATAGCGtatctacatattttgtttaagATCGTGTTTGTCGTTTCCGTGTATTACTAGTGTTACATAACTCTTAACCGGtaatattatttctaaaaagtgGAGCGAATAACTTAACAAAAAAGAAGTAAAACTAAACAACATTTAACTTTTGTATGTCTTTTATATACTTTTTACAATCCTGTAACAAAAGGTTAATTTCCATTGCCATGCTTTTTGTTAAATTCGTAGTGATTAAATTTTTTACCtttgtttttaattcatttcaagatactatacatacatatagCTTTTTGGTAGAGTGCCCATAATACTATTAACTTCTCTATAGTTATACATTGACCGATCAGcttttataagtaggtaggtatgggataataaagtaaattaatttatagaatTGTAGAAAGAATGCGAATATTTTATTCATGTTAAATTAATCCCACTTAGTCTATTTTGGTACAGAGATAATATTAATCTTTCTCATATAAAAATGCTacctaaaaataagttttaagtaGGGAGGCAGATAACGATTGTAAGATTATTTTGACGTCATTTTTTCATGACGTAGATCCTACCTTTAAAATCGGACATGCCATTTCAAAGATAGGactgtaagtaggtatgtacctacctatttctaATAATGTGGTCACGGTatgaataacatttttataatatacGATAAACTACTTACTGACTTTTTTATCATCTCTTGTcgcaataagtaaataatttctaAACTAAAAACacaagttaataaaaaataatgtttctatCCACAAATTGAATACATCGGTATAGTAATATTTATTGTGTAGTTACTATGTGTGTGCACTTAAGTCCAGCACCACAGTCCTGAGTGACGTTTCTATCGCCTACAGCTAGATGACATATAAAACTTATTAGAGTATGATTAGAACCACCAAAAAACCACTTCATTGCCTCCGTGTTTAACACAGCCCATAAAGAAAAACTTTAGAACCTGCAATATGGTCAACAAACAATAGTTAGAGGTATAAATTCGATAGACGATGCGTCTACAACATGTTTCATTATTGTAAACAAGTGGTTTTACGATGATTAATACTTCATTATTggtaattatatttttctgatttgTACTTTAGTAAGTACGTAATCATACCCTTTGGTTACCTACTCGTATGACTACGAGctgattgaaataataattataatattaaagttcTTAATTACTTTCTATCATCCATTAAATACATCAAATTAATAAGAGTAAATGCAGAGATCTCTATTGTAATTTATCCTATGAGAAATAGGGGTAGATCATTGCCTATATTTCCCATCATTAAAGCTTAAGAagaagtatttatttttcacaattatgtGTGTATGCTTAAGTCCAAAGTTAATAACAAATATGAACTTTCCAATTTGGTGGATTCGATTGGCGACCAAATTCTTCTAAGTAGGTACTGTACCTATACTAAACTAAATTACTATCAGTGACTCGTGTTGATCCTGTTTCACATGACCAACGGCGCATGGCGAGGAAGCATTCCGACCTTTCCTCAACATTTTTTACCGCCAAAACGTGGGCGCGTCGTTTGTACGACGGCAAGTGAACACTTGATTTGTAAGAATGCACGATCGTaacttttcagtattttttggtATTCAAAAGGACATTTGACAATTAGGTAGGCCTACTTAAATTTCTTTTTTACATCATATTTTAAAGAATTTAAAGCTTTAGAATTTGCCACACGGGATGCAGTATGGTCAGGTCAAAGACATTATACATTTACTTacttgacctgaccgcagactgCATCTAGTGGACAAATCCTTTAATATTTTATCTTAGATAGGTCTTATTAGAAGAGTTTAAGAAAAACCTAcacgtttttttttgttttttttttattagggaTATTAAGTTCCACAGCTAACAGATTTTAATGATCTTATGATCTGTGTGTTCTTTGATTTATACCTGCCGATGTTGacctttgtaattttgttattttgactGTGACTCCTTTTTGTACTTAGTAAATTTTTTGAACTTTGGCCATTTGATATTCGGAACTGATACATATACCTACATCTGCAAACTGtggtttttttgtttttgaacaGGTAAGTAATTGGCCAAAATGCCTGATAGGTacaattatttaataactattaCGTTAACGACGGCATGCTTCAAAAGAATCTTTTATTAATTCGTCATGCGATACGACTTTGTATAAATATACTTTACATCCTTTGTTTTTTGCTTTGCGCATTACTGGTTGAGAATGCTTaatgcattaagttcgccttatgttaaaatttatttggcattaaagttttaaataaatctatctatactaacataaagaggtaaagtttgtgtgtttgtatatttgttaaattgtaaggggtaatctcgggatctactgaaccgattttaaaaattatttcaccaatagaaagccacattattgctgagtatcatagattatataaaaaaatcgcaaaattccacgcgggggAAGCCGCGGgaggaaagctagtaataaatagaTGAGGACGGTCAGTGGGTTATGTAGGACTCTCCCCGCCTGCGCCCTAAAGGCGGTGCCTGCCCACTAACCTGACGGTGTCCACAGGAGCCCAATGAATCGGAGCTATTGTCCTAGCTTAGACATTCGTCCAcagctccgcctcaggctagaAGCTATCGTTCACGGGCGAGCCTTTCCGGCTTCGAGAGAACCCCCAAACCCCTTCTCCAGTTTTTATAGAGGTAGCCTAGGCTAGGATGCGCGTAACGATATAACTACTAGGTAATCTTATCCGGGTATTTCATCGTTATAAATCGTCGGTAAGATTAtatcgtggcgcgcatcctaaTAGGCTGGCAGATCGGCCATTTGTTGTAAGTGGTCGCGTACCGGACTGAGTTACAATGCCAGAGGCCGAGGGTTCATTTCCCGCACAGTATAAATAATTGTGTGCgtgaacatattttttgtattggtTCAGTTTTCTAtctataatatttacaaaaaagcctAGATAGGAAGGACCTGTGCCTTAGTCATCGTTGAGTCGGTctcaattatttaataatttcccTATGTGAGTCAATAGAATTTGTTCAAAAGGTAGGAATTTCAATATGGCCATGTGTAATAAATCATCATAATAAATCAGAGCATATGCGTTTTAGCTCTGACTCTTGTACAACACGTATGATTAAACGCTATTACAATGCCTAACCTTACACAACCTAAGCAATTTAACGAGAAGGCCCATTACATGACACTATTTTAACCTTTCGTTGCAAGCAATTTCATGTATTTACATAAAACAAGCTGTGCATTACGTATTATGCCCTTTATCTAAGACATAACGGCAACTATTTGTTTGTCCAGAGAATCACTTAACCAAGCATTTATTTTACACGGCTTACTTAAGTAAGTACATCAGTTCAGTTAAAAATAGAATGCAATAGACTGTGGATCGTTGGCCGTGCTTaacagaatattattttactctcTTTTGTGCAACGACGATATGATTGTAGTATCTTCGAGTACGGTAGCAGGTGGATACAGTATGACTGCTCAAGTAATATAgtccttattattattacgacGCGATGATTTAAATGCAAATAGCGTCATATCATGTGAAGAATGTAAGTGTTATTGGATTGCTGTATGAATGAAGAAAACCAGTTGGCAATgtcaaaaaaaaagtcaaaatttctttatttgtttagactaataaatagttcttacaaatcgtcatatgctcttaaggagcctctacatgtctcataatctttttaccctaccagcgcttcgagaccaacatttggcaagtgctgagaagaagcgccgcaacaaactcagtcaccactgtctgccggtttatataaataaatagaaatagtagtagtaggtacattcgattcaggagcagttcactgaatttaccatgcattcttgtatggtgtatcataagaatgggtatacaagattgcgtggtatattaaacaaggtagtgacgtgctaatatctagacttacatattaaggtactagtagaaatgactcgcatacataaatttgaataacttggattgaccagtccccgaaagcagcgcctgttcacagacatgacgagtgaaccagccatcgcttcactcgaccatattagagggaatgtaacgacccgcctcactacgccaccaccccagagacattttagtgagaatgacaatgccaagttatctctttaaaaaaaaaactaataataaagctaagtaacagtccagattgagaagcatgacactataacatttgagaaattattattagtttatacaatattacttttcattttaattctttttagtgcgagcatgagaggaccataatccaactcccaggatgacttatcattaagaaaatctcgagttgtataataggcttttttaagcatgtgatctttaactatacctttaaatttattatacggtagctctttatatttatcagggactttgttataaaaatggataccttgtcccataaaagtggcaaacactttattaagtctaaaagcgggtatagccaatttatttttatttctagtgttaatttggtgaatatcacttttctttttgaattcgttaatattttgttgaataaatagaatacagtttaagatgtattgtgaagcggccgtgagaatgccaatttctttaaacaattctctaagggacgctcttgctttcattttatacaagtatcttatcgcacgtttttgcaaaataaatattgtttcaaaatctgcagctttgccccatagcatgattccatatgacattaggctatgaaagtagctaaagtagactaagcgagctgttgaaacatcggttaatgcccgtatcctttttattgcaaaagccgctgagctgagctttcccgccagagtttctatatgggggccccactggagttttgaatccagggtaattcccagaaatacagtagagtctaccagatcgattgcattattattaagttctatttgggtactaactgtttttacgttaggcaaagagaattttatacattttgttttatttgcattgagttgtaaattatttgtagtgaaccaacttaaaactcttgttagtgcattatttacatcgtcaaagttatttttacttctatcaatattaaaaatcaaagatgtgtcatcagca
This window of the Ostrinia nubilalis chromosome 9, ilOstNubi1.1, whole genome shotgun sequence genome carries:
- the LOC135074545 gene encoding transducin beta-like protein 3, translated to MGSLLKEEYEKTAEYTAFYTGGEIEWTTDGAHLLCLCDDVIKIIDVNTLSVVLVIGNVEENVESDQIYTFKMSHSNDTIITAHKSGLMKLWDKCTGSQLKMWRSSHKGPVARIAFDCTDENVASGGSDGNIRLWNLAHNTCTSSLRGAMGVFSVLKYHPDHSKQLIFGAADDTKIRSWDCKSGKELVTYAGHFSKITSINFTNDGEYMVSSGRDRVLILWKLSESKAVKVIPVYESIEACVILPLSFKIPNFKKKLETEGIYVACVGEKGIIKVWNMQMSRLMYEQSNSLVSPASEEGGLAATHLLFNDARNMLSVVTADHNIIIHDLESFACMKQMVGFTDEVLDIIFVGKSETHIVVATNSKDLKYYELESMNCEIIKGHTDIVLSLACFPTRPELFISSAKDNSVRIWLQMENKSIQCIGVGARHTASVGSVFTSQSSAEFFASVSQDNCLKVWSVPKETDNLNQKIKSTHTEIAHQMDINCVTVSPNDKMIATGSQDKTTKLWTENLTLLGVLKGHRRGVWCVRFSPVDQVILTSSADCSLKLWSIQYLSCLKTFEGHESSVLKIEFLTRGQQILSCGADGLLKLWNIKTSECKMSLDNHDGKVWSLALNKNESLVITGGSDSKLVTLKDVTAERREKTAKEREQLVIQEQELLNLLHDKKMVKALKLALRMERPLNVLKIVNEVLKQGNDKLFETLKEINNTQKETLLKFAAEWNTNNKNCHAAQLVFNILAPEIIAGNLKVPSLASFIEGSLPYTERHFERLTSLLQDLNFISYTVNCMQPHSIKNN